In a single window of the Chitinophagales bacterium genome:
- the msrA gene encoding peptide-methionine (S)-S-oxide reductase MsrA: MAQQTEQATFGAGCFWCVEAIFERLKGVSEVEAGYSGGAVKNPSYKEVCRGTTGHAEVARITFNPEVISFETLAEVFFYTHDPTTLNQQGNDVGTQYRSAIFYHTEQQKQVAEKVKDKVEAEGYYSDPVVTEISPLENYYAAENYHQNYFENNPNQGYCAAVIRPKLQKFMQQYSDLLKE; this comes from the coding sequence ATGGCACAGCAAACCGAACAAGCCACCTTTGGAGCAGGCTGCTTCTGGTGCGTGGAGGCAATTTTTGAAAGATTAAAAGGCGTGAGTGAAGTGGAGGCAGGTTATTCAGGAGGAGCGGTAAAAAACCCTTCTTACAAAGAAGTGTGCCGTGGTACTACCGGCCATGCGGAAGTGGCAAGGATTACTTTTAACCCAGAAGTGATCTCTTTTGAAACCCTGGCAGAAGTATTCTTTTACACGCATGATCCCACCACATTGAACCAACAAGGCAATGATGTGGGTACACAATACCGTTCGGCCATTTTTTATCACACCGAGCAGCAAAAACAGGTAGCGGAGAAAGTAAAAGATAAGGTAGAAGCTGAAGGTTATTACAGTGATCCTGTGGTTACAGAAATTTCACCACTGGAAAATTATTATGCGGCAGAAAACTACCACCAGAATTATTTTGAGAACAATCCCAACCAAGGCTATTGCGCTGCGGTAATCCGACCCAAGCTGCAAAAATTTATGCAGCAGTATTCAGATTTGCTGAAAGAGTAA
- a CDS encoding DUF5004 domain-containing protein, with protein MKKTSGILIILFLLATFACNKYEYGPNVSLRTKKGRLTNEWELKQIVLNRTDTVALFNPTEIIFDKDDNVRLETTFTNTSIGDSTVVQEGKWTFDNEGLSIVVIYTDSLGQKDAELYDIVKLTNDELWLSQMHLTDEYLYYFDEKL; from the coding sequence ATGAAAAAAACATCAGGAATACTTATAATACTCTTTCTTTTAGCAACATTTGCCTGCAATAAATACGAGTACGGGCCCAATGTTTCGCTGCGCACCAAAAAAGGAAGATTGACCAATGAATGGGAGTTGAAGCAAATTGTGCTAAACCGCACAGATACTGTGGCGCTTTTCAATCCTACTGAAATTATATTTGATAAAGATGATAATGTTCGTCTTGAAACCACATTTACCAATACGAGCATTGGGGACAGCACCGTTGTGCAAGAAGGCAAATGGACATTTGACAATGAAGGCCTAAGCATTGTGGTTATATACACAGACAGTCTGGGACAAAAAGATGCAGAATTGTACGACATCGTTAAATTGACAAATGATGAGCTATGGCTCAGCCAAATGCATCTAACAGACGAGTATCTTTATTATTTTGATGAGAAATTATAA
- a CDS encoding peptidoglycan DD-metalloendopeptidase family protein, with protein sequence MSQSKKIGALLLLPFLILISVLFYKNWSDVPVEAPQIEAEELTAATKVDSLCLKEEWIYGFNMQKYNVKEAKIGRNEYLADLLLPVGVPYQKIVNIESGSKNIFPTRNLKAGKNYQLYFEKDSLNTPVYMVYEIDPINFAVYSLREDSIYTGKKETYKIRRTASGIITSSLYETLMKENLSPVLAIELSEIYAWTIDFYHLQKGDRFKVIYYDNYIDGQRVGIDHIESSLFEHTREAYYAFYFNPDSTIIGDFFDECGSSLRKALLKSPLKFGRISSRYNKNRFHPILKRRKAHLGTDYAAPHGTPIMSVGDGLVIEAQYKRGNGNYVKIRHNSTYTTQYLHMSKFGKGIKSGAKVKQGQVIGYVGSTGLATGPHVCYRFWKNGAQVDPLKEKIPPSKPVASKYFDQYFEIVKENRNALDHIPYRSEELIADKQ encoded by the coding sequence ATGAGTCAATCTAAAAAAATTGGAGCCCTCTTGCTCCTTCCTTTTCTTATCTTAATTTCGGTTTTATTCTACAAAAATTGGAGCGATGTTCCTGTTGAAGCGCCCCAAATAGAAGCTGAAGAACTCACTGCCGCAACAAAAGTTGACAGCCTGTGCCTGAAAGAAGAATGGATCTATGGTTTCAATATGCAGAAATACAATGTGAAAGAAGCCAAAATCGGACGCAACGAATACCTTGCAGATCTTTTATTGCCGGTCGGAGTTCCCTATCAGAAAATTGTAAATATTGAAAGCGGTTCAAAAAATATTTTTCCAACAAGAAATCTAAAAGCCGGAAAAAATTATCAATTGTATTTTGAGAAAGATTCGCTCAATACGCCCGTATATATGGTATATGAAATTGACCCCATCAATTTCGCAGTTTATAGTTTAAGGGAAGACAGCATCTATACCGGAAAAAAAGAGACCTATAAAATTCGCAGAACAGCATCAGGTATAATCACTTCTTCGCTCTACGAAACACTAATGAAAGAAAACCTAAGTCCTGTATTGGCAATAGAACTGTCAGAAATTTATGCCTGGACCATAGATTTTTATCATTTGCAAAAGGGCGACCGTTTTAAAGTGATTTATTACGACAATTACATAGACGGACAGCGGGTGGGCATTGACCATATTGAAAGCAGTTTGTTTGAGCATACACGTGAAGCATATTACGCTTTCTATTTTAATCCCGATAGTACTATAATTGGCGACTTCTTTGACGAATGCGGAAGCAGCCTGCGCAAAGCACTTTTAAAATCGCCACTAAAATTTGGCCGAATCAGTTCGCGCTATAATAAAAATCGCTTTCACCCTATTCTAAAGCGCAGAAAAGCACACCTGGGAACTGATTATGCTGCACCTCACGGTACGCCTATTATGTCAGTTGGCGATGGTCTTGTAATAGAGGCACAGTATAAAAGAGGCAATGGCAATTATGTAAAAATCAGGCACAACAGCACCTACACTACGCAATATCTGCACATGTCTAAATTTGGAAAAGGCATCAAATCAGGAGCTAAAGTAAAGCAGGGACAAGTAATAGGCTATGTGGGCAGTACAGGATTGGCAACCGGCCCGCATGTCTGCTATCGCTTTTGGAAAAACGGTGCACAGGTGGATCCTTTGAAAGAAAAAATTCCGCCATCCAAACCTGTAGCTTCAAAATATTTTGACCAATATTTTGAAATAGTGAAGGAAAACAGAAATGCCCTCGATCATATTCCGTACCGTTCAGAGGAATTAATTGCGGATAAGCAATGA
- a CDS encoding pyridoxal phosphate-dependent aminotransferase, translating to MENLSRRISELHESATIKMAQLARELKTQGKDIISLSLGEPDFDTPQHIKDAAKKAIDDGYTSYPPVPGYTELRQAISEKFKRENKLDYAAEQIVVSTGAKQSLINVVLCLANPGDEIIIPEPYWVSYAAMAQLAEAKMVNISTNIDADFKITAEQLENAITDKSKLFMFSSPCNPTGSVYSRNELAALVEVFKKYPQLYIISDEIYEYINFEAGHESIGTFPEIADRVITVNGFSKGFAMTGWRVGYIGAPLWIAKACTKMQGQYTSGACSIAQKAAEAAIKSGADASKEMKAAFQRRRDMLIELLEAMPGLKVNRPKGAFYIFPDVSAFFGKSYDGEKIKDADDLCMYLLKEANVSLVTGSAFGAPNCLRISYAASEQDLRKAMSLIKDALGKLA from the coding sequence ATGGAAAACTTATCAAGACGAATCAGTGAATTGCACGAATCTGCTACAATAAAAATGGCGCAGTTGGCACGGGAATTAAAAACGCAGGGCAAAGATATTATCAGCCTGAGTTTGGGTGAACCCGATTTTGATACCCCGCAGCACATCAAGGATGCCGCAAAAAAAGCCATTGATGATGGTTACACATCCTATCCACCTGTTCCCGGATATACAGAGTTAAGACAAGCCATAAGTGAAAAGTTCAAAAGAGAAAACAAGCTCGATTATGCAGCGGAACAAATTGTGGTTTCTACCGGAGCCAAGCAATCGCTGATCAATGTGGTGCTTTGTCTTGCGAATCCCGGTGATGAAATTATAATTCCCGAACCCTATTGGGTCAGTTATGCTGCGATGGCGCAATTGGCGGAAGCCAAAATGGTGAATATTTCCACCAATATTGATGCGGATTTTAAAATCACAGCCGAGCAATTGGAAAATGCAATTACAGACAAAAGCAAGCTGTTTATGTTCAGCTCGCCTTGTAATCCTACGGGTTCAGTTTATAGCCGCAATGAATTGGCCGCACTGGTTGAAGTCTTTAAAAAGTATCCCCAACTTTATATTATTTCTGATGAAATTTATGAGTACATCAATTTTGAAGCAGGTCATGAAAGTATTGGTACTTTTCCTGAAATAGCCGATCGGGTAATTACCGTGAATGGTTTTTCAAAAGGCTTTGCCATGACCGGCTGGCGCGTGGGTTATATAGGAGCGCCATTGTGGATTGCCAAAGCCTGTACAAAAATGCAGGGGCAATATACTTCAGGAGCTTGTTCTATTGCCCAAAAAGCTGCTGAAGCTGCCATTAAAAGCGGTGCAGATGCCTCAAAGGAAATGAAAGCTGCCTTTCAGCGTAGAAGGGATATGCTGATTGAATTGCTGGAAGCAATGCCCGGCTTGAAAGTCAATCGTCCCAAAGGTGCATTTTATATATTCCCGGATGTAAGTGCTTTTTTCGGTAAATCGTATGATGGCGAAAAAATAAAAGATGCCGATGATTTGTGCATGTACCTGTTGAAGGAAGCCAATGTTTCACTTGTAACAGGCTCTGCATTTGGCGCGCCCAATTGTTTAAGAATATCCTATGCCGCATCTGAGCAAGATTTACGCAAGGCAATGTCGTTAATTAAAGATGCTTTAGGTAAATTAGCCTGA
- a CDS encoding bifunctional ADP-heptose synthase, with product MPYIKNLFEQFSKTKVLVLGDIMLDHYLSGDVDRISPEAPVPVVVAKDEYYRLGGAGNVALNLKALGLSPLICAVAGKDSAAGQLQEVLKAEAISADYLLYSEKRPTTVKTRVLSKSQQLLRIDSENSADLEAGEENALLDKIRDIFEQNKPEILILQDYDKGVLTKHVIESVTEMALKQGTFIAVDPKFRHFFNFEYADLFKPNLAELRKAFSMESLSVKQLDEYCLPLLKQQKHKNLMVTLSEKGIYWNNGKSGQQFPAKVRNIADVSGAGDTVIAVAALALYHGLSDKDICRLSNLAGGIVCESLGVVPVDPRKLVDEWQHND from the coding sequence ATGCCATATATCAAAAATTTATTTGAGCAATTTTCTAAGACCAAAGTGCTTGTGCTGGGCGATATAATGCTCGATCATTATTTGTCGGGAGATGTAGATAGAATATCACCTGAAGCGCCTGTACCAGTTGTAGTTGCCAAAGATGAGTATTACAGACTTGGTGGTGCAGGCAATGTAGCGCTGAATTTAAAAGCCCTGGGGCTTTCACCCCTTATTTGTGCTGTTGCCGGAAAAGATAGTGCAGCCGGACAATTGCAGGAAGTATTGAAAGCCGAGGCCATCAGTGCTGATTATTTGCTTTATTCTGAAAAGCGGCCAACCACAGTAAAGACCCGGGTTTTGAGCAAAAGCCAGCAATTGCTGCGCATCGACAGTGAAAATTCTGCTGATTTAGAGGCAGGTGAAGAAAATGCTTTATTGGATAAAATCAGGGATATATTTGAGCAAAATAAGCCCGAAATATTGATCTTGCAGGATTATGACAAAGGAGTTTTGACAAAGCATGTGATTGAATCTGTTACTGAAATGGCATTAAAGCAAGGGACATTCATTGCTGTGGATCCCAAATTCAGACATTTTTTCAATTTTGAATATGCCGATTTATTCAAACCAAACTTAGCTGAACTCCGCAAAGCATTCTCAATGGAAAGCTTATCAGTCAAGCAATTGGATGAATATTGCTTACCATTGTTAAAACAGCAAAAGCACAAGAATTTAATGGTAACGCTTTCGGAAAAAGGCATTTATTGGAACAATGGAAAATCGGGTCAGCAATTTCCTGCAAAAGTCAGGAATATAGCCGATGTGTCGGGGGCAGGAGATACCGTAATTGCTGTTGCAGCGCTTGCTTTGTATCATGGTTTGAGCGATAAAGACATTTGCAGATTGAGCAATCTGGCAGGAGGGATTGTGTGTGAATCACTGGGGGTGGTACCGGTAGATCCCCGGAAATTAGTGGACGAATGGCAGCATAATGATTAA
- a CDS encoding potassium transporter TrkG: protein MINIFKRLKEGFNIFLFDNQKRVKEIFFYFTLLACVVVSACIVVYYGFEHSPERLELLQDIIKVNFLIFLSNYLIRLFFSFERLNFLRTTKFEGFLMLLLFYELLSQFFYEKPLLDHVFQRLNIEAYESFYVVFTQLYILLFIAIQLIKYLRSAVNLNIKPSLLFVLSFLGVIFIGSALLMLPEMTVQEGSMRYVDAFFTSVSATCITGLVVVDTATFFTVKGQAVILLLMQLGGIGIISFASFFAFFLKKGLSFRHQTVLQDFFSEDSLDNSKSLIRQIFFFTFSIEALGIFLIYFLWSADMAFSSVGEKVFFSVFHGVSAFCNSGFVILENGLMAEHVANNYILHIVLGVLIFMGALGFPAMRDILSIQNLRARLKMPWKQWKLSTTVAVYASVILVAFGMLFFWALEKDAAMKGMNFFEMFVTSFFQSVTTRSGGLNTVNIAALSVPTLVIFIFLMFVGGSSGGTGGGIKTSTFFLIMLSVRNTITGRNQLQFKRRNISYSLLNRAYALFIFSSFSILFGIFVLTLTEDADILAITFEAVSAFATVGLSMGLTPDLSDVGKIVISLGMFSGRVGLLTFAFALSTRVKSNNYRYPNTNMMVG from the coding sequence ATGATTAATATTTTCAAAAGACTCAAAGAAGGGTTTAATATATTTCTTTTCGACAACCAGAAAAGAGTAAAGGAAATTTTCTTCTACTTCACTTTGCTGGCTTGTGTAGTTGTTTCTGCGTGCATTGTTGTTTATTATGGCTTTGAGCACAGTCCTGAACGCTTAGAATTGTTGCAAGATATAATTAAGGTAAACTTTCTGATTTTTTTGAGCAATTACCTGATACGCCTTTTCTTTTCTTTTGAGCGCCTGAATTTTTTGCGTACTACTAAGTTTGAAGGTTTTTTAATGCTGCTGCTGTTTTACGAATTGCTCAGTCAATTTTTTTACGAAAAACCTTTGCTTGATCATGTTTTCCAGCGGCTGAATATTGAGGCCTATGAAAGTTTTTATGTGGTCTTTACACAGTTGTATATCCTGCTATTTATAGCCATCCAATTGATAAAATATTTGCGTTCAGCAGTCAATCTCAATATCAAGCCATCTTTGCTTTTTGTATTGTCATTTTTGGGGGTGATCTTTATTGGCAGTGCTTTGCTGATGTTGCCCGAGATGACTGTCCAGGAAGGGTCTATGCGCTATGTGGATGCTTTTTTTACTTCTGTTAGCGCCACTTGCATTACCGGACTGGTGGTGGTGGATACGGCAACATTTTTTACGGTAAAAGGCCAGGCCGTGATATTGCTGCTGATGCAATTGGGTGGAATTGGCATTATTTCATTTGCTTCCTTTTTTGCTTTTTTTCTGAAAAAAGGATTGAGCTTTCGCCATCAGACAGTGTTGCAGGATTTTTTTAGCGAAGATTCGCTGGATAATTCCAAATCGCTTATTCGCCAGATTTTCTTTTTCACATTTTCAATAGAAGCACTTGGCATCTTTTTAATCTATTTTTTATGGAGTGCAGATATGGCTTTCAGTAGTGTAGGGGAAAAAGTGTTTTTCTCAGTATTTCACGGTGTCTCAGCTTTTTGTAATTCTGGTTTTGTAATTCTCGAAAACGGTTTGATGGCAGAGCATGTTGCCAATAATTATATTTTACACATTGTACTTGGTGTACTGATTTTCATGGGGGCACTGGGCTTTCCGGCTATGCGGGATATTTTAAGCATACAGAATTTGAGGGCACGACTGAAAATGCCCTGGAAGCAGTGGAAATTAAGTACTACGGTAGCCGTTTATGCTTCTGTGATTTTGGTGGCTTTCGGCATGCTGTTTTTTTGGGCACTTGAGAAAGACGCTGCCATGAAAGGGATGAATTTTTTTGAGATGTTTGTCACTTCATTTTTTCAATCTGTAACTACTCGTTCTGGGGGCTTGAATACAGTAAATATTGCAGCATTGTCGGTTCCTACCCTAGTGATTTTTATATTTCTGATGTTTGTTGGTGGGTCTTCCGGGGGCACAGGCGGAGGAATTAAAACTTCTACTTTCTTTCTGATTATGCTGTCAGTAAGAAATACCATTACAGGAAGGAATCAATTGCAATTCAAGCGTAGAAATATTTCCTACAGTCTGCTGAATCGCGCTTATGCACTGTTTATTTTCTCTTCCTTCTCTATCTTGTTCGGAATATTTGTGTTGACCTTAACTGAGGATGCCGATATTTTGGCCATCACTTTTGAAGCGGTGTCGGCCTTTGCTACTGTGGGGCTGAGCATGGGGCTTACTCCCGATTTAAGTGATGTGGGTAAGATTGTGATTTCACTGGGGATGTTTTCCGGCAGGGTAGGACTGCTGACCTTTGCTTTTGCGCTGAGCACAAGAGTAAAATCCAACAATTACCGCTATCCAAATACCAATATGATGGTGGGCTAA
- the ahcY gene encoding adenosylhomocysteinase encodes MITEKTNYKVKDINLAEWGRKEIELAEAEMPGLMALREEFGKEKPLKGARIAGCLHMTIQTAVLIETLTVLGAEVTWSSCNIFSTQDQAAAAIAATGVPVFAWKGMNAEEFDWCIEQTLFAFEGGKPLNMILDDGGDLTNMVFDNYPELAKDIKGLSEETTTGVHRLYERMRNGTLVMPAINVNDSVTKSKFDNKYGCKESLVDAIRRATDVMMAGKVAVVAGYGDVGKGSAASLRGAGARVIVTEIDPICALQAAMDGFEVKKMINAAPEGDIIVTATGNKDILGAEHFKAMKDKVIVCNIGHFDNEIDVAWLNKNSEEGKIEIKPQVDKYKINGKDIILLAEGRLVNLGCATGHPSFVMSNSFTNQTLAQIELWTNTDKYENKVYVLPKHLDEKVAKLHLEKIGVELDELRPDQAEYIGVTVDGPYKPEHYRY; translated from the coding sequence ATGATTACTGAAAAAACAAATTACAAAGTAAAAGACATCAATTTGGCCGAATGGGGCAGAAAAGAAATAGAATTGGCCGAGGCGGAAATGCCTGGTTTGATGGCATTACGTGAAGAGTTTGGAAAAGAAAAACCTTTGAAAGGTGCGCGTATTGCAGGTTGTCTGCATATGACCATCCAAACTGCCGTATTGATTGAAACGCTTACTGTATTGGGGGCTGAAGTGACCTGGTCTTCTTGCAATATTTTCTCCACACAAGATCAGGCTGCTGCTGCTATTGCTGCCACAGGCGTTCCTGTTTTTGCCTGGAAAGGAATGAATGCAGAAGAATTTGACTGGTGTATTGAGCAAACCCTATTTGCTTTTGAAGGCGGCAAGCCTTTGAATATGATTTTGGACGATGGTGGCGATTTGACCAATATGGTTTTTGACAACTATCCAGAATTGGCAAAAGATATCAAAGGATTGTCAGAGGAAACCACCACTGGTGTACATCGCCTGTACGAGCGCATGAGAAACGGAACACTTGTAATGCCCGCCATCAATGTGAACGATTCTGTGACTAAATCTAAATTTGACAACAAATACGGCTGTAAAGAATCATTGGTAGATGCTATTCGCAGAGCTACGGATGTAATGATGGCTGGAAAAGTAGCCGTGGTTGCAGGATATGGCGATGTTGGAAAAGGTTCTGCTGCTTCACTGAGAGGTGCAGGTGCCCGGGTAATTGTTACTGAAATCGATCCTATTTGCGCACTTCAAGCTGCAATGGATGGTTTTGAAGTAAAGAAAATGATCAATGCTGCTCCCGAGGGTGATATTATTGTTACGGCTACCGGAAACAAAGATATTTTGGGTGCTGAGCATTTTAAAGCAATGAAAGACAAAGTAATTGTGTGTAATATTGGTCACTTCGACAATGAAATTGATGTTGCCTGGTTGAACAAAAATTCTGAGGAAGGCAAAATCGAAATCAAGCCGCAAGTTGATAAATACAAAATCAATGGCAAGGACATCATCTTATTGGCAGAAGGTCGTTTGGTGAATTTAGGATGTGCAACAGGACACCCTTCATTTGTAATGTCCAACTCTTTTACCAATCAGACATTGGCACAAATTGAACTTTGGACCAATACCGATAAGTATGAAAACAAAGTGTATGTGCTGCCGAAGCATTTGGATGAAAAAGTAGCCAAATTGCACCTGGAAAAAATCGGTGTTGAATTGGATGAGCTCAGACCAGATCAGGCTGAATATATTGGCGTAACTGTAGATGGTCCATACAAACCTGAGCATTACCGCTATTAA
- a CDS encoding lycopene cyclase domain-containing protein, with protein MYSYLLINCASIAIPLLLSFEKRVAYYKKWKALIPAIALMAFVFITWDIYFTHIGIWGFNPKYLSGIYLANLPLEEYLFFFCIPYSCLFIYEVLNYYNPDDILKKYRKSISVFLLLLLVLLAIAFHDRLYTVVTFTLTSIFLLYLLISGKDGYLGRFYLAYAVSLIPFFIVNGILTGTALTEPIVWYNDAENIGYRLGTIPVEDTIYSMIMLLMTTHFYEWLKAKLNCCTTKKPPHIDNETASKFNRIS; from the coding sequence ATGTACAGTTATTTACTGATCAATTGTGCTTCCATTGCCATTCCGCTATTGCTCAGTTTTGAAAAAAGAGTGGCCTATTACAAAAAATGGAAAGCACTCATTCCTGCCATTGCACTAATGGCATTTGTATTCATTACCTGGGATATTTATTTCACTCATATTGGTATCTGGGGATTTAATCCGAAATATTTGTCCGGTATTTATCTCGCTAATTTACCCCTTGAGGAATACTTGTTTTTCTTCTGTATTCCCTACTCATGTTTGTTTATTTATGAAGTGCTGAACTACTACAATCCCGATGATATTCTTAAAAAATATCGAAAAAGCATTAGTGTGTTTTTACTCCTACTCCTTGTTCTACTTGCAATTGCTTTTCACGATCGTTTGTACACTGTTGTAACTTTTACTTTGACATCCATTTTTTTGCTTTATCTCTTAATATCCGGCAAGGATGGATACCTGGGACGTTTTTATCTGGCCTACGCTGTCTCTTTGATTCCCTTTTTTATAGTTAATGGCATTCTTACCGGAACAGCATTGACAGAGCCTATTGTCTGGTACAATGACGCTGAAAATATTGGATATAGATTAGGAACAATTCCTGTAGAAGATACTATCTACTCCATGATTATGCTGCTCATGACCACGCATTTTTATGAATGGCTAAAGGCTAAGTTGAATTGTTGCACAACAAAAAAACCGCCCCATATTGATAATGAGACGGCTTCTAAATTTAATAGAATAAGCTAA
- a CDS encoding lysophospholipid acyltransferase family protein: MSQKPDPKKANPLVNFTPPSKEFVKKLIAPLKFYFSPSFYGMDNLDSTRPALYITNHTVFGVTDGTLFGAEMYLKKDIFLMSLVDKAHFNVPFWRDIIPKIGFINGSREACAELMRQKKNILVYPGGARETCKLKGEKYKLTWKKRTGFARMAIEFGYDIVPVTSIGGDDAYDIHYDSEDIMSSPAGKFLELTGLAKRFFKNGEEIPPIATGIGITSLPKPVKLYIKYGKRISTKALQGKEDDKDVLWSLRNKVEDAMNEQFEELFAIRKVDKDKSPLRRFLEGI, translated from the coding sequence ATGTCTCAAAAACCCGACCCTAAAAAAGCAAACCCTTTAGTAAATTTCACTCCCCCTTCAAAGGAATTTGTCAAAAAACTTATCGCTCCTTTGAAATTCTATTTTTCACCTTCCTTTTATGGAATGGACAATTTAGACAGTACACGACCTGCACTTTATATTACCAATCACACCGTTTTTGGAGTAACAGACGGCACTTTATTTGGTGCAGAAATGTACCTTAAAAAAGATATTTTCCTGATGTCGCTGGTTGACAAAGCGCATTTCAATGTTCCTTTTTGGCGAGATATAATTCCCAAAATTGGATTTATCAACGGATCGAGAGAAGCATGCGCTGAATTAATGCGCCAAAAGAAAAACATCCTGGTTTATCCCGGAGGAGCAAGGGAAACCTGCAAACTAAAAGGAGAGAAATACAAACTTACCTGGAAAAAACGCACTGGCTTTGCCCGAATGGCGATTGAATTTGGCTATGACATTGTTCCTGTCACAAGTATTGGAGGAGATGATGCCTATGATATTCACTACGATTCAGAGGATATTATGAGTTCTCCGGCAGGTAAATTTCTGGAGCTGACAGGCCTGGCAAAAAGATTCTTTAAAAACGGGGAGGAAATACCTCCAATTGCAACCGGAATTGGCATTACATCACTTCCCAAACCTGTAAAACTCTATATTAAATACGGCAAGCGAATTTCAACCAAAGCATTGCAAGGCAAAGAAGACGATAAGGATGTACTTTGGTCTTTGAGAAATAAAGTGGAAGATGCTATGAATGAACAGTTTGAAGAGTTGTTTGCCATTAGAAAAGTTGATAAAGACAAAAGTCCGCTCAGAAGATTTCTTGAAGGAATATAA
- a CDS encoding alpha/beta hydrolase: protein MNRTIYLIPGVGADETVFQNLRFPPNYEIRHIQWIKPENGEDVEAYAKRLLPQIDPNTQPVFVGLSFGGIVSIELAKLTSAARTILISSIKTASEKPLKVSLLSMLEFYRWFPARVLTYFDFWHGWAFGKLSSEEHDMIKKMISNIDIEFNEWAVHQAINWRNMERLENVIHIHGDRDNIFPSIHLRNYIKIKGGTHFMIVRRAEEINRILNIVLKYENLYNKKSAQEVASGFKIKRKEIIK, encoded by the coding sequence ATGAACCGAACCATATATCTGATTCCCGGAGTAGGAGCTGATGAAACAGTTTTTCAAAATTTGAGGTTTCCGCCAAATTATGAAATCAGACATATACAATGGATAAAACCGGAAAATGGTGAGGATGTAGAAGCTTATGCCAAAAGGCTTTTGCCGCAAATTGACCCGAATACACAACCTGTTTTTGTAGGACTTTCTTTCGGGGGAATTGTGTCTATAGAACTTGCAAAACTGACCAGTGCTGCCAGAACAATATTGATTTCAAGCATCAAAACTGCAAGCGAAAAACCTCTTAAAGTTTCTTTATTGTCAATGTTGGAATTTTACCGCTGGTTTCCTGCCCGTGTTTTAACTTATTTTGATTTTTGGCATGGCTGGGCATTTGGAAAACTGAGTAGCGAAGAACACGATATGATAAAAAAGATGATCTCCAATATTGATATTGAATTCAATGAATGGGCCGTGCATCAAGCCATCAATTGGCGTAATATGGAAAGGTTGGAAAATGTAATTCATATTCACGGAGACCGGGACAATATTTTTCCTTCTATTCACTTGAGAAATTATATAAAAATCAAAGGGGGCACGCATTTTATGATTGTTCGCAGGGCGGAGGAAATCAACCGGATACTCAATATTGTATTGAAATATGAAAACCTTTACAACAAAAAATCCGCCCAGGAAGTAGCGAGCGGATTCAAAATAAAGAGGAAGGAAATCATAAAATAA
- a CDS encoding cold shock domain-containing protein, whose product MNKGILIELNHGFGYGYIKCSKSGKDLFCKFEDIEYELPKENDLVSFDLIEGNNSELAININLLEKMDAGASNRVSA is encoded by the coding sequence ATGAACAAAGGTATACTCATAGAATTAAATCACGGATTTGGTTATGGATATATTAAATGTTCAAAATCAGGCAAAGACTTATTTTGCAAGTTTGAGGACATTGAATACGAGCTTCCTAAAGAAAATGATTTAGTAAGCTTCGACCTTATTGAAGGAAATAATAGTGAATTGGCTATTAATATCAATCTGCTTGAGAAAATGGATGCCGGGGCAAGTAACAGAGTTTCGGCATAA